The nucleotide window TGATATCTCACGTTTATGCTCTTTATCATTCATTTCAGTCACTATTCTCTTCCAAAACCAATGTTCTTGCCACACTTTCTCCATCTGTTCAAGTGGCACTCTTGCNGTCTCTGGCAGAAGATAGTACACAAATATAGTCATNANCACNACCCATcctccaaagaagaagaaaatcccAGACTTCAAGTGGCAAAGCATGGCCAGAAAAGTCTGAGCAACANCNAAAGTGAAGATAAAGCTCACTGCCACTGTGATGCTTTGCCCTACTGATCTAATTTCCAAAGGAAATATTTCACTTGGCACTAACCAACCCAGTGGCCCCCATGACCATGAAAACCCAGCAACATATATGCATACCATAACCAAAACCACAAAACCATACCCTTTACTTAATCCACCATGATCTTTCAGATGAAAGGCCATTATACCACCAATTATAAACTCTGATACAATCATCTGAATGCCCCCAATCATGAACAAGGCTCTCCTTCCTAGTCTATCAACTATGAACATTGATAGGAATGTTGAGGCAGTACCTATAACTACCGTGATCACAGCTGAAAACAGCGATGCACTTTCTCCTAACCCAATTGTCCTAAAAAGTAAAGGNGCATAGAAACCAATGACATTTATCCCTGTCATTTGCTGAAAACATGGCATAGCTATTGCCATCACAAGCTGAGGCCTATATCTTCGTTTGAAAATGATCTTAAACGATTGTTTGCTGTTGGCTTTTGAAGAACTTGCTTTTATAAGATCATCAAGTTCTGCTTGCACATCTTCTGTGCCTCGAATTCGCCGAAGTACTAACTTGGCTTTTTGATGGTCATGGCCGCGTTGGATTAAGCTGTTGGGAGTTTCAGG belongs to Vigna radiata var. radiata cultivar VC1973A unplaced genomic scaffold, Vradiata_ver6 scaffold_1459, whole genome shotgun sequence and includes:
- the LOC106778619 gene encoding hexose carrier protein HEX6, translated to SNGKITLYVVLSCMMAGMGGVIFGYDIGIAGGITSMDSFLKRFFHKVYLKKEDAKVSNYCVFDSQLXTSFTSSLYVAGLVTTFFASYVTKAXGRKASILAGGAAFLAGTALGGAAFNVLMLIFGRLLLGVGVGFANQAVPLYLSEMALPRLRGAISNGFQLSICIGSLLATVTNYGTEKIEGGWGWRVSLAMAGVPATVLTLGALFLPETPNSLIQRGHDHQKAKLVLRRIRGTEDVQAELDDLIKASSSKANSKQSFKIIFKRRYRPQLVMAIAMPCFQQMTGINVIGFYAPLLFRTIGLGESASLFSAVITVVIGTASTFLSMFIVDRLGRRALFMIGGIQMIVSEFIIGGIMAFHLKDHGGLSKGYGFVVLVMVCIYVAGFSWSWGPLGWLVPSEIFPLEIRSVGQSITVAVSFIFTXXVAQTFLAMLCHLKSGIFFFFGGWVVXMTIFVYYLLPETARVPLEQMEKVWQEHWFWKRIVTEMNDKEHK